The genomic window AGTAAATGTTCCATCACCATCATTTGCGGAAGCCGTAGTGGCCTGTGTGGTTCCATCGCCGAGCCCTAAAAAGGGGAGTAATAACATTCCTTTTTTCTTATTGGAGCAATCCAGAAGAAAGAGTGGAAGCACCAAAAGAATGATCCATCGATTCATATTTTTTTCCTACCTATATAGGGGATTAAACGACAAATATTGAAAATAATCAACGCTTTTGCGAAAAAATTTAGGGAAATCCATGGGATTTCTGGGTAGAAGTACGAACAGGAATCAAAAAAAAGGACAATTTTTGAAACTGATCAGACATAATTGCTTAAAAAAACATCATTTTCCCTTTTTTGCAATGTGGGCAACTGCATTTCCGAAGACAAAATTCTGGAAACGAACATTAGTAAATCCAACCTCATTTAGGATGAGAGAAAGTGATTCTTGGTCAGGGTAAAGTTTGGAAGAATGGGGGAGGTAATCAAACATTTCGTTTTGTTTCCCGTACAACAAATGCCCAAACAAAGGGACGATTTTAAAAAAGTAAAAATCAGCAAAATATTTCAGGAATTTGGGTCTCACACGACCAACATCCAAATTGACATACACTCCATCTTTCTTTAACACACGTTTGATCTCAAATAGGCATTTTTTTAAATCAGAAACATTCCTAAGGCCAAAACCCATGGTTACAATATCAAAACTCCCTTCGGAAAATTGTT from Leptospira paudalimensis includes these protein-coding regions:
- a CDS encoding ubiquinone/menaquinone biosynthesis methyltransferase, with translation MNQYKLPSQEKKPEYVRKNFDGIARAYDRFNDWNSFYLHRIWKDWVVKEAKKEVPNATSALDLCCGTGDITYRLSLDPQLQTVVGLDFSEQMLSYAFPKVEGKTQVKLLVGDAMDLKQFSEGSFDIVTMGFGLRNVSDLKKCLFEIKRVLKKDGVYVNLDVGRVRPKFLKYFADFYFFKIVPLFGHLLYGKQNEMFDYLPHSSKLYPDQESLSLILNEVGFTNVRFQNFVFGNAVAHIAKKGK